A region of the Terriglobales bacterium genome:
TAGGCTGCAAGATGTTTGGCACTGATCTTGTGCCAGCTTCCGATGATGCCGCGCTTCAACAGAGAGAACGCATTCTCGACAGTGTTTGTGTGAATGTCAGTTCCAAACCGAACATACTCTTTTGCGGAGTGATTGACAGTCTCGTGCTTATGGTCTCCCACTGCCTTTCTGTATGCCGGGAGTTCGTCTGTCACAATCACGTCAACATCGGTGGAGACATTTTCTTTGATATATCGGGCCAGCGTTCCCGTTTTAGCATCTTCGGCATGGAAGAATCGGACATCCCCTCCCCGTTGACGAATGCCAATAACAACCTCTTTGGATTCTCTCGCGGCCCTCTGGCCGAAACCACGCTTTTTGCCGCCGACATAGGTTTCGTCCATTTCGACAGTACCGTCCAGCATGGGTTTATCGGCTTCGTTCATAGCGGCACGGATGCGGTGACAGAGATACCACGCCGTCTTATAGCTGATTCCCAGAGTACGCTTAACTTGATTGGCGCTCATGCCTTTGCGTGCTTCTACCAAAAGCAGAACGGCCATGAACCAAGTTTCCAGTGGCAAATGGGTGTCATGGAAAACAGTTTGTGTCAGCACACTGAATTGATACCCGCAATCAACACACTCGAATTTTTTCTGAGTGGGAACGTTGAACACTCGCTTGCTCTTGCATCGAATACACTCGACACCCAAGGGCCAGCGCAGTTTCTTGAGCAGGATGCGGCATTGTTCATCGGTAGAGAACATCTGAGTGAGATCGGTGAGAGTCATGGCTAATAAACCTCCGAAACGAGAAAAGAGCGCGTTAGACCGGGTGCCAATGCGTAAATTGGCCGCTGGACTGAAAAAGCAGCTCCTCCGCAAATTGAACGAGAAAGACCCTGATTGGAAAT
Encoded here:
- a CDS encoding IS1595 family transposase gives rise to the protein MTLTDLTQMFSTDEQCRILLKKLRWPLGVECIRCKSKRVFNVPTQKKFECVDCGYQFSVLTQTVFHDTHLPLETWFMAVLLLVEARKGMSANQVKRTLGISYKTAWYLCHRIRAAMNEADKPMLDGTVEMDETYVGGKKRGFGQRAARESKEVVIGIRQRGGDVRFFHAEDAKTGTLARYIKENVSTDVDVIVTDELPAYRKAVGDHKHETVNHSAKEYVRFGTDIHTNTVENAFSLLKRGIIGSWHKISAKHLAAYLAEMEFRFNRRKRSDLFIDTLRHMVTADPLTFEKLTA